In Phaseolus vulgaris cultivar G19833 chromosome 10, P. vulgaris v2.0, whole genome shotgun sequence, a single genomic region encodes these proteins:
- the LOC137818375 gene encoding signal peptide peptidase-like 4, with protein MVSLGAVHSVVYVLLLSVTLVLGGDIVHHDDVAPIRPGCDNNFVLVKVPTWIDGVEKSEYVGVGARFGPTLESKEKRANLTRVVMADPPDCCTKPKNKLTSEIILVHRGKCSFTTKANIADEAGASAILIINYRTELFKMVCEENETDVDIGIPAVMLPQDAGLTLERHIKNNSNVSIQLYSPLRPLVDVAEVFLWLMAVGTILCASYWSAWSAREAAIEQEKLLKDASDDYINTENVGSSGYVEISTTAAILFVVIASCFLVMLYKLMSFWFVEVLVVLFCIGGVEGLQTCLVALLSCFRWFRQPAQTFVKIPFFGAVSYLTLAITPFCIVFAVVWAVYRRASWAWIGQDILGITLIITVLQIVRIPNLKVGTVLLSCAFLYDIFWVFVSKWWFHESVMIVVARGDKSGEDGIPMLLKIPRLFDPWGGYSIIGFGDIILPGLLVAFSLRYDWLAKKNLRAGYFLWAMTAYGLGLLITYVALNLMDGHGQPALLYIVPFTLGTFLSLGKKRGELKILWTRGKPERPCCHIQEDNQSINSHH; from the exons ATGGTTTCACTTGGGGCTGTACATAGTGTGGTCTATGTGCTCCTGCTTTCGGTCACTTTGGTTTTGGGTGGGGACATAGTTCACCATGATGATGTTGCCCCCATAAGGCCTGGTTGTGACAACAACTTTGTTTTG GTAAAAGTCCCCACTTGGATTGATGGTGTGGAAAAAAGTGAGTATGTTGGTGTTGGTGCAAGATTTGGCCCTACATTGGAATCAAAAGAAAAACGTGCCAATCTTACCAGAGTTGTCATGGCTGATCCTCCTGATTGTTGTACAAAGCCTAAGAATAAA CTCACCAGCGAGATAATTTTGGTGCACCGAGGAAAATGCAGTTTCACTACAAAGGCAAATATTGCTGATGAAGCTGGTGCTTCAGCCATCCTCATTATAAACTACCGTACAG AACTTTTCAAGATGgtttgtgaagaaaatgaaacTGATGTTGATATAGGAATACCTGCTGTCATGCTTCCCCAAGATGCTGGATTGACTTTGGAAAGGCATATTAAAAATAACTCCAATG TGTCCATACAGTTATACTCTCCATTGCGTCCATTGGTTGATGTTGCGGAAGTGTTTTTGTGGCTTATGGCTGTTGGTACCATTTTATGTGCTTCATATTGGTCTGCCTGGAGTGCTAGAGAAGCAGCTATTGAGCAAGAGAAGCTTTTAAAG GATGCTTCAGATGACTATATTAATACCGAAAATGTTGGTTCCAGTGGTTATGTGGAAATTAGTACCACAGCAGCAATTTTATTCGTCGTGATTGCTTCATGTTTCTTGGTTATGCTGTATAAATTAATGTCATTCTGGTTTGTTGAagttctggtggttctgttttGCATTGGCGGGGTTGAG GGACTGCAAACTTGTTTGGTGGCCCTGCTATCATG TTTTAGATGGTTTCGTCAACCTGCCCAGACATTTGTGAAGATACCCTTCTTTGGAGCTGTCTCATATCTGACACTTGCCATTACTCCATTCTGCATAGTGTTTGCCGTGGTTTGGGCAGTTTATCGCCGTGCATCATGGGCTTGGATTGGTCAGGATATTCTC GGTATCACGTTGATAATTACAGTTCTTCAGATTGTTCGCATACCAAATCTAAAG GTTGGAACTGTTCTTCTCAGCTGTGCATTCCTATATGACATCTTTTGGGTGTTTGTCTCTAAATGGTGGTTCCATGAGAGTGTTATGATAGTG GTAGCTCGTGGTGATAAGAGTGGAGAAGATGGCATTCCCATGCTTCTCAAGATACCTCGTCTATTTGACCCTTGGGGTGGTTACAGTATCATTGGATTTGGGGACATAATCTTACCAGGACTTTTAGTGGCATTTTCACTAAG GTATGATTGGTTGGCAAAGAAGAACCTTCGTGCTGGATACTTCTTGTGGGCAATGACTGCTTATGGTTTAG GTCTTCTCATCACATATGTGGCTTTGAACTTGATGGATGGGCATGGTCAGCCAGCTTTGCTTTATATAGTTCCATTTACACTTG GCACCTTTTTGTCATTGGGAAAAAAGAGAGGTGAGCTCAAGATATTATGGACAAGAGGGAAACCAGAAAGGCCTTGCTGTCATATCCAAGAGGATAATCAATCAATTAACAGCCACCATTGA